DNA sequence from the Devosia lacusdianchii genome:
GGTCACGCCGGGCTGGCGGATGCCGCCATTCTTGAGCGCAAACAGAATCAGCGCCAGCTCACGCGGTGCGGGCTTGAGCGAAAGCGGCAGGTAGATGTGGTAGGCACCAAACTTGATGCCCAGCTTGCGCATCTTGCCGCGCACGTCCTGATCGAGATTCTTGACCTCGTCGGCCACCTGCGAACGCGGGATCAACCCCAGATGCTCGAACAGCTGGAACGCGATGCCGCGCGCCGCGCCTTCGAGATCGGCCGGCGCCTCAAGCGCCATCACCGGCTCGAGAATGGTATTGATATGGTGGCGCAGCCACAGCGCCAAACGGTCCTGCACCCGCTCGAGATCGGTCCCGGTGAGGGTTTCGTCGGCCAGCATCAGGATACGTGGCCGGTAAAGCGCATCGCCCTCGATCAGCTCGGCGACGATATCGCCCTTCCAGCGCAGCCGGCCATCGGTCGCCAGCACGAATTCTTCGTTCGGCGCCCCCGCCAGACGATCGGCGCGATTGTGGATTTCGGGCGCCACAACCTGATCGGCAGCCGCGCGCAGGCCCTTGGTATCGGCGTCGCCGTCAGTGCGCGCCAAGGTGAAGCGGAAGCCTTCGAGCGTGCCGATCAGATGGCCTTCCAGCCGCACTTCGCCACGTTCATTGATCTCGGGAGATGCCATACGTTTGTCTTTCAGGTGACGAAGCAGCACGCTGGTGCGCCGGTCGACGAATCGCTGGGTTAGGCGCTCGTGCAGCGCATCGCTCAGCCGATCTTCAATATCCCGGGTCTTTTCGCGCCAATGTGAAGGGTCTGCAAGCCAGTTTTTGCGGTTGGCGACGAAGGTCCATGTCCGGATTTGCTTGATCCGATTGCTCAAGGTGTCGATATCGCCGCTCATATTGTCGCAAAAGCGCACCTGCTCGGCAATCCAATCCGCGTTGACCTTGCCGCGCTTGACTAAGTCCGAGTAAATGCGCGTGACAATTTCCCCATGATTGGCCGGGGAAATCCCTTGATAATCAGGGATTTGGCAACATTCCCACAGGAGCCGCGCCCCATCGAGTCCGCGCGCGAGTTGACCTGCCTCGTTGCGGGAAACGAACTCCAGGGCATGCTGATCCTTGGCCACCGGCACCCTTGTGAGACTGCGATGCTCGGGGGCCATGTCGAGGCTGTTCTGCAACGCTGCAATGGATGAGAAATCCAGCTGATTGTTGCGCCATTGCAGCACTTTGACCGGGTCGAAGTCGTGCGTTTCGAGCGCAACGACCATTTCCTCGTCGAATCCCTCGGTGCCGCCGGTGACGCCAAAGGTGCCATTTCGGGCATGCCGGCCGGCCCGGCCGGCGATCTGGCCGATCTCGGCCGGCGTCAGCGGGCGGCTGGTATGACCATCAAATTTGGTGTCGTCGGCGAAGGCCACGTGATGGATATCGAGGTTAAGCCCCATGCCGATAGCGTCGGTGGCAACGAGAAAATCGACATCGCCATTCTGGTAGAGCTCGACCTGGGCATTGCGGGTACGCGGGCTCAGTGCCCCCATCACCACGGCCGCCCCACCGCGCTCGCGCCGGATCAGCTCGGCAATGGCATAAACTTGGCGAGCCGAGAAGGCGACGATGGCTGATCGAGCCGGCTGGCGCGAAATCTTCTTCGAGCCTGCATAGGTCAGTTGGCTGAACCTTGGCCGGTCTACGATATCGGCATGCGGCAGCAATCGCTTGATCACCGGCGCCATGGTCGCTGCGCCGAGCAGCAGGGTTTCCTGCGTGCCGCGGGCGTGCAGGATGCGGTCCGTGAACACATGGCCGCGGTCGAAATCGATCGCCGTCTGGATTTCGTCGATCGCCACGCAATCGACGCGGATATCCATCGGCATGGCCTCGACCGTGCACACCCAGAAGCGCGGCTTGGCCGGAACGATGCGCTCTTCCCCGGTCACGAGAGCGACCGCGCCTTCGCCCACGCGCTCGACGCATCGCTGATAGACCTCGCGCGCCAAAAGCCGGAGCGGTAGGCCGATCATCCCTGTGGGATGGGCCAGCATGCGCTCGATGGCAAAATAAGTCTTGCCGGTATTGGTCGGGCCAAGAATCGCCTTGACCGATTGGGCGGGCGGAAAAGTCATCGTGGGCAATGTAGGATGTCGAAACGCCGGTTGCGAGGGCACAGCGATCTTGTCCCAAGAAAGGACAGCCTATGCGACGGTTTTGTCACCATGGTTAATGCTTGGAACAGGTCAGGAACGAAACGGAACCGAATCGATGAGACTCACTGAGTCCGGATTCGTTCCCGGCTAGGGGTGGTAGGCTGGCGCCGTCCCAACCACTAATGTCAGTCGTGGGCCAGCGCCAGCGGCGCCTAAAGCGCAAAATCTCTTCAACTTCCCTGCCAAAGAGTGAATTTCGTCTAGAATCGGCCATTCGTCACCCAATCGTAAATCCTTGTTTCGCAAAGATTTTTGTCAGCTTGACGACCTGTGACCCGCTTTTCCGGCCTCGGCGATGGCCAAATTGAGGAAGTGCCCTGTTGACCGTCCCATCGCGGCACAGGCGCTCCGCGACGCCTCGGGGGAGTGCCACGGCGACGACGAGCACCCCTCCGGAGTGAACGATGCCTTGCGCGTTACTGACCAACCGCCAGCGAGCGCGTCCCGATCTGGCACAGATTTGGACGCCGCCAAGGCGCCCGCTTCACACCTGATCCAAAACCGGAACGAACACGGGTCGAATCGTGCGAATGACGCCAATGCGCCTTTGTTCACCACGACATCTGGTGCCGCCGATCCCGCGCATGCACAAGCGGCGCAGCCATGCTTCGATACAGGCGCAGATCGGGCCCAAAGCCGTTCAATTCGATTACCAAGCCGTTAAAATCGCCGGAATTGCGCCGAATCTGAACGGAACATTCCGCGAGAAATCTGCCGCTCGAAACCTGCGTTAACGCCAAAGCCCAACCCGCCCGGCGCTTCGACATCCAAAATTGTCAAAAAACCCGTTGACCGTCCCAACGTGAGACAGAGAAACCGGGGCATCCTGGCGCGCGCCCGATCCAGTGAACAAACGCAGACGTTCCCTCGGGCTTGACCCGAGGGCCACTCCCAATGCGGCACAAGCGGCGAAAGGCCCCTATCAAGTTCGAGGGAACGCCGTGGATGAAGCGAACACTGCGCTGAATGTGAACTAGAAGCTC
Encoded proteins:
- a CDS encoding helicase-related protein, with product MTFPPAQSVKAILGPTNTGKTYFAIERMLAHPTGMIGLPLRLLAREVYQRCVERVGEGAVALVTGEERIVPAKPRFWVCTVEAMPMDIRVDCVAIDEIQTAIDFDRGHVFTDRILHARGTQETLLLGAATMAPVIKRLLPHADIVDRPRFSQLTYAGSKKISRQPARSAIVAFSARQVYAIAELIRRERGGAAVVMGALSPRTRNAQVELYQNGDVDFLVATDAIGMGLNLDIHHVAFADDTKFDGHTSRPLTPAEIGQIAGRAGRHARNGTFGVTGGTEGFDEEMVVALETHDFDPVKVLQWRNNQLDFSSIAALQNSLDMAPEHRSLTRVPVAKDQHALEFVSRNEAGQLARGLDGARLLWECCQIPDYQGISPANHGEIVTRIYSDLVKRGKVNADWIAEQVRFCDNMSGDIDTLSNRIKQIRTWTFVANRKNWLADPSHWREKTRDIEDRLSDALHERLTQRFVDRRTSVLLRHLKDKRMASPEINERGEVRLEGHLIGTLEGFRFTLARTDGDADTKGLRAAADQVVAPEIHNRADRLAGAPNEEFVLATDGRLRWKGDIVAELIEGDALYRPRILMLADETLTGTDLERVQDRLALWLRHHINTILEPVMALEAPADLEGAARGIAFQLFEHLGLIPRSQVADEVKNLDQDVRGKMRKLGIKFGAYHIYLPLSLKPAPRELALILFALKNGGIRQPGVTDIPHIVLSGRTSFVVDPEVDTRLYEIAGFKVAGKRAVRVDILERLADIIRPLIALDPTRHQGELPAGAAEGNGFRVTVEMTSLLGCSGEDFASILNSLGYRVKRTPKVATPAVAAEATAEAPALEEVLAENPATVDAAAEAPVEAVTADAAPAVDTDVPPTAVVEAAPETAETAPAAPAEPEFDEVWSPSGKRPDNKRHEHRRRPEGETQQVRQRPERNHRPPAPRRPEGEVQDLSKARHLQPKPKFEGKGRNDNRRPADQQGERAKFERPREEKREKAFDPDSPFAKLAALRDRKAE